A window from Xiphophorus maculatus strain JP 163 A chromosome 17, X_maculatus-5.0-male, whole genome shotgun sequence encodes these proteins:
- the timp3 gene encoding metalloproteinase inhibitor 3 encodes MPSPGSDWPLRPRATESERGGRVWGAVYERLSCCPPSEGNAHIKQCAAAAAAAAAAPSPSWRLHTNREPPPLLLPQRTHSDSNTVYFFQQQQQQQHREERNFGDMQSVYQHLISLLFVFGSLQVPQLTEGCSCALTHPQDAFCNSDIVIRAKVVGKKQLRDGPFGTMRYTIKQMKMYKGFEKVQHVQHIYTDASESLCGVKFEINKYQYLITGRVYDDKVYTGLCNFNERWERLSLAQKKGFNHRYQLGCNCRIKPCHYLPCFVTSKNECLWTDMLSHFGYPGYQSRHYACIQQKEGYCSWYRGMTTRDKTIINATDP; translated from the exons atgccATCACCGGGCTCTGATTGGCCGCTGCGGCCGCGAGCTACAGAGTCCGAGAGAGGGGGGCGTGTCTGGGGTGCCGTATATGAGCGGCTGTCCTGCTGTCCACCGTCAGAAGGAAACGCTCACATAAAGCAgtgcgcagcagcagcagcagcagcagcagcagctccctcTCCCTCCTGGAGGTTACACACTAACAGAGAGCCACCTCCGCTTCTTCTGCCGCAGCGGACGCACTCGGACTCCAACACAGTTTATttcttccagcagcagcagcagcagcagcacagagaggaGCGGAACTTTGGAGACATGCAGTCTGTGTACCAGCACCTCATCAGCCTGCTGTTCGTCTTCGGCAGCCTGCAGGTCCCTCAGCTGACCGAGGGCTGCTCGTGCGCGCTCACGCACCCGCAGGACGCCTTCTGCAACTCGGACATCG TGATCCGAGCTAAGGTGGTCGGCAAGAAGCAGCTGAGAGACGGACCTTTTGGAACAATGCGCTACACCATCAAGCAGATGAAG ATGTACAAAGGATTCGAGAAAGTTCAGCACGTGCAGCACATCTACACGGACGCCTCCGAGAGCTTGTGCGGCGTCAAGTTTGAGATCAACAAGTACCAGTACCTGATCACAG GTCGGGTGTACGACGACAAGGTTTATACGGGGCTGTGCAACTTCAACGAGCGGTGGGAACGGCTGTCGCTGGCGCAGAAGAAGGGCTTCAACCACCGCTACCAGCTGGGCTGCAACTGCAGG ATTAAGCCCTGCCACTACCTGCCCTGCTTCGTGACTTCGAAGAACGAGTGCCTCTGGACGGACATGCTGTCCCACTTCGGCTATCCCGGCTACCAGTCCCGACACTACGCCTGCATCCAGCAGAAAGAGGGTTACTGCAGCTGGTACCGAGGCATGACCACCCGCGATAAAACCATCATCAACGCCACTGATCCCTGA